The Aphelocoma coerulescens isolate FSJ_1873_10779 chromosome 2, UR_Acoe_1.0, whole genome shotgun sequence genome contains a region encoding:
- the TRIL gene encoding TLR4 interactor with leucine rich repeats — MARPGMGAPRRVRLMVLPRVLWGSVALLLLLLPAAEPICPEPCDCQQHQHLLCTNRGLRTVPKTAEPQDILTYSLGGNFIANISAFDFHRLAGLQRLDLQYNRIRSLHPKAFERLERLEELYLGNNLLPALVPGTLSTLAKLRILYVNANEIGRLSAASFSGLGSLVKLRLDGNELGSLGDSTFSGLPNLLYLHLESNRIRWLSRGAFTGLAKLRFLDLSGNQQSSLRHPDIFGPLRSLHTLLLASNSLRQLTGGLFQHLPGLAKLSLSGNRLSHLAPDAFRGLGSLKELRLEGNLLSHLPATLLEPLDSLEALDLSRNALTALHPAAFGRLGRLRELSLRDNALATLPGELFASSLALYRLELEGNAWSCDCRLRGLKRWLAAWHSQGRLLTVFVQCRLPPALAGKYLDYLQDAQLPLPQDGGPCPDGASPSPPSPEALGGNNSAAGLPPGPPPAASTARLMMGVPIAASPTPAPLPSAAAWPRRASAAGVPPLVSDPCDFNKLFLHNLSVEAVGSSWVTVRWAVRPHRSPRLLGPARFRLLFDRFGAAVKFQRFVYLPERGEPAATLQELRPDTPYLVCVEGVLGGRVCPVAPRDHCAGLVTLPEGGTAAAAAAGGPRGPDQQLLTLVLLAVNALLLLAALAAWAARLLRKKVLGRRRRKAAPVHVRQLYSTRRPLRSMGTGVSADFSGFQSHRPPRGAAACALSEADLIEFPCERFTDSGSGRHGDEHLLQRFTD, encoded by the coding sequence ATGGCTCGTCCCGGGATGGGGGCGCCGCGCCGGGTCCGCCTGATGGTGCTGCCGCGGGTGCTCTGGGGCTCCGtcgccctcctcctcctgctgctgcccgcgGCCGAGCCCATCTGCCCCGAGCCGTGCgactgccagcagcaccagcacctcCTCTGCACCAACCGGGGCCTGCGCACCGTGCCCAAGACTGCCGAGCCGCAGGATATCCTCACCTACAGCCTCGGGGGCAACTTCATCGCCAACATCTCCGCCTTCGATTTCCACCGCCTGGCAGGGCTCCAGCGCCTGGACCTGCAGTACAACCGGATCCGCTCGCTGCACCCCAAGGCGTTTGAGCGCCTGGAGCGGCTGGAGGAGCTTTACTTGGGCAACAACCTGCTGCCAGCGCTGGTCCCTGGCACGCTCAGCACCCTGGCCAAGCTGCGCATCCTCTATGTGAACGCCAACGAGATCGGCCGTCTCAGCGCTGCCTCCTTTTCTGGCCTCGGCAGCCTTGTGAAGCTGCGACTGGATGGCAATGAGCTGGGCTCGCTGGGCGATTCCACTTTCTCAGGGCTTCCAAACTTACTCTATCTGCACCTGGAGTCCAACCGCATCCGCTGGCTGAGTCGCGGTGCCTTCACTGGCCTGGCCAAGTTGCGCTTCCTCGACCTCTCAGGGAACCAGCAGAGCTCCCTTCGCCACCCCGACATCTTTGGGCCGCTGCGCTCCCTTCAcaccctgctgctggccagcaACAGCCTGCGGCAGCTGACAGGGGGGCTCTTCCAGCACCTGCCCGGCTTGGCAAAGCTCTCACTCAGTGGCAATCGACTGTCTCACCTGGCCCCGGATGCTTTCAGGGGGCTGGGCTCGCTGAAGGAGCTGCGCCTGGAGGGGAACCTGCTGAGCCACCTACCTGCCACCCTACTGGAGCCGCTGGACAGCCTGGAGGCACTGGATCTGAGCCGCAATGCACTGACCGCCCTGCACCCGGCCGCCTTCGGCCGCCTCGGCCGCTTGCGGGAGCTCAGCCTGCGGGACAACGCACTGGCCACGCTCCCTGGCGAGCTCTTcgcctccagcctggccctctACCGCCTGGAGCTGGAGGGGAATGCCTGGAGCTGCGACTGCCGCCTTCGCGGCCTCAAGCGCTGGCTGGCGGCCTGGCACTCCCAGGGCCGCCTGCTCACCGTCTTCGTGCAGTGCCGCCTGCCACCCGCCCTGGCCGGCAAGTACCTCGACTACCTGCAGGACGCCCAGCTGCCGCTGCCGCAGGACGGCGGCCCCTGCCCCGATGGTGCCTCTCCCTCCCCGCCGTCCCCCGAGGCGCTTGGTGGCAACAACAGTGCAGCGGGGCTGCCCCCAGGCCCACCGCCGGCCGCCTCCACCGCCCGCCTGATGATGGGGGTGCCCATAGCCGCCAGCCCCACGCCGGCACCGCTGCCCAGTGCGGCAGCGTGGCCCCGACGGGCCAGTGCCGCCGGGGTCCCGCCGCTGGTGTCCGACCCGTGTGACTTCAACAAGCTGTTCCTGCACAACCTGTCGGTGGAGGCGGTGGGCTCCAGCTGGGTGACGGTGCGCTGGGCCGTGCGGCCGCACCGCAGCCCCCGCCTGCTGGGGCCGGCGCGATTCCGCCTCCTCTTCGACCGCTTCGGCGCCGCCGTCAAGTTCCAGCGCTTCGTGTACCTGCCGGAGCGCGGGGAGCCGGCGGCCACGCTGCAGGAGCTCCGCCCGGACACCCCCTACCTCGTCTGCGTCGAGGGCGTCCTGGGCGGCCGCGTGTGCCCGGTGGCGCCCCGGGACCACTGCGCCGGGCTGGTCACCCTGCCCGAgggcggcaccgcggcggcggcggcggcgggcgggccccgcggccccgACCAGCAGCTGCTCACGCTGGTGCTGCTGGCGGTCAatgcgctgctgctgctggcggcTCTGGCCGCCTGGGCCGCCCGCCTGCTGCGCAAGAAGGTGCTGGGGCGTCGGCGTCGGAAGGCGGCCCCGGTCCACGTGCGGCAGCTCTACTCCACacgccgcccgctccgctccatGGGCACGGGAGTCTCCGCCGACTTCTCGGGCTTCCAGTCCCACCGGCCAccccgcggcgccgccgcctgCGCCCTCAGCGAGGCCGACCTCATCGAGTTCCCCTGCGAGCGCTTCACGGACAGCGGCAGCGGCCGGCACGGAGATGAGCACCTGCTGCAGCGCTTCACCGACTGA